The proteins below come from a single Salvelinus fontinalis isolate EN_2023a chromosome 1, ASM2944872v1, whole genome shotgun sequence genomic window:
- the LOC129862588 gene encoding zinc finger protein 616-like → MANDVAFHTQLASIMEVLANTAVAEICELVDNGYAVLHLEISQGQKENEALRRKLRMMELKVSRASAPRAGMGSSILAHSRSRTHFGMESKRTSSGEVHCRRAVDSQLVTSLFRDGKSSGDTGQTTTQRKPAALDMREPKSPTIKEERREEAWDNHDQRERLRTGALNPSVGGERHSNIDTEDAQSISKQENASSCIWVSGETDNSLLPESNENLSVNKRSQTPALEDGDGILDHAGFDCMMFEPPRQLGTLSTQGPGADLPECSYSHVDVVPLNSDSENSFPFSMNKVSHSITEHKQPVAYRDNRQRVPLPSDEPHMTVRKGMETGSNALVMTDGWVSHDSHNNDAVNYNQDGTAGNRFICSFCGKTLACLKNLKTHLRVHTGEKPFSCMQCGKRFSDSSNLKRHQSVHTGERRYGCSHCGKRFAQSGSLKVHLSIHKGCKQFRCPQCGKTFISANHLKRHISVHDGEESILPTTFQ, encoded by the exons ATGGCAAATGACGTTGCTTTTCACACTCAGCTAGCCTCCATCATGGAGGTTTTGGCTAACACGGCCGTGGCTGAAATCTGCGAGCTTGTTGACAATGGCTATGCGGTCCTGCATTTGGAGATATCTCAAGGGCAGAAGGAGAATGAAGCGTTGAGGAGAAAACTACGGATGATGGAGCTGAAAGTGTCTCGTGCGAGTGCTCCGAGAGCGGGAATGGGAAGCTCAATTCTCGCGCACAGTCGTTCTCGAACTCACTTTGGCATGGAATCGAAAAGGACATCAAGCG GCGAGGTACATTGTCGGAGAGCAGTTGATTCCCAGTTGGTCACCAGCCTTTTTAGGGACGGAAAGTCCTCAGGTGATACTGGACAGACTACCACACAGAGAAAG CCTGCAGCATTAGATATGAGAGAGCCCAAATCACCTACCATCAAAGAGGAGAGGCGGGAAGAAGCCTGGGACAATCATGACCAACGAGAGAGACTGAGGACCG GAGCTTTAAATCCCAGTGTTGGAGGAGAAAGGCATTCCAACATCGACACGGAGGATGCTCAATCAATCAGCAAACAGGAGAATGCCAGCTCTTGTATATGGGTGAGTGGTGAAACAGACAACAGCCTCTTGCCAGAATCAAATGAAAATCTGAGTGTGAACAAAAGATCTCAAACCCCAGCATTGGAAGATGGTGATGGAATACTTGACCATGCAGGCTTTGATTGTATGATGTTTGAGCCCCCCAGACAACTTGGGACACTTAGCACCCAGGGTCCTGGGGCTGATCTTCCCGAGTGCTCTTACTCTCATGTGGATGTTGTACCTCTTAATTCTGATTCAGAGAATAGTTTTCCCTTTTCGATGAACAAGGTGAGTCACTCCATAACTGAGCACAAACAACCTGTAGCTTACAGAGATAATAGACAGAGGGTGCCGTTGCCCTCAGATGAGCCTCACATGACTGTGCGAAAAGGCATGGAGACTGGATCCAATGCCTTGGTAATGACGGATGGTTGGGTCTCCCATGACAGTCATAATAACGACGCTGTGAATTACAACCAAGACGGCACAGCAGGTAACCGGTTCATTTGTAGTTTCTGTGGTAAGACTTTGGCTTGTCTGAAGAACCTCAAGACACACCTTAGGGTTCACACCGGGGAGAAGCCGTTCAGCTGCATGCAGTGCGGGAAGCGCTTCTCCGACTCCAGCAACCTCAAGCGACACCAGAGCGTTCACACAGGGGAGAGACGCTACGGCTGCAGCCACTGTGGCAAGCGCTTCGCCCAGTCAGGCTCACTCAAAGTCCACCTTAGCATACATAAAGGATGCAAGCAGTTCCGATGCCCACAGTGTGGAAAGACTTTCATATCGGCCAATCACCTCAAGAGACACATCAGTGTCCACGATGGAGAAGAAAGTATTTTACCAACCACTTTTCAGTGA